In one Nocardioides sp. NBC_00368 genomic region, the following are encoded:
- the trpD gene encoding anthranilate phosphoribosyltransferase produces MTSAPNSWPEVLTTLVARRSLSAHQAAWAMGEILSGEATSAQIAAFAVGLRAKGETVDELAGVADGMLAKANPIFVPGRVLDIVGTGGDRSFSVNISTMSAIVAAGAGAKIVKHGNRSASSKSGSADVLEALGIRLDLDVSRVGEVAEEAGITFLFAAAFHPAMRHAAAARREIGIATVFNLLGPLTNPARPASSAIGCADAAAAPVMAGVFARRGVDAWVFRGDDGLDELTTTTSSHVWMVSQGVVTEASVEPLDHGIARATAEDLRGDDAVYNASVVRRLLAGEKGAVRDAVLLNAGAALAVHDAGSGSVDERLSGGIARAADAIDSGAAQAVLDRWVAATSR; encoded by the coding sequence ATGACGTCCGCCCCCAACTCCTGGCCCGAGGTCCTCACCACGCTGGTCGCGCGACGGTCCCTGTCCGCGCACCAGGCGGCGTGGGCGATGGGGGAGATCCTCTCCGGCGAGGCGACGAGCGCGCAGATCGCCGCCTTCGCGGTGGGACTGCGCGCCAAGGGCGAGACCGTCGACGAGCTCGCCGGGGTCGCCGACGGGATGCTGGCCAAGGCCAACCCGATCTTCGTGCCCGGGCGCGTGCTCGACATCGTCGGCACCGGTGGTGACCGGTCGTTCTCGGTCAACATCTCCACGATGTCGGCGATCGTCGCGGCCGGTGCCGGCGCCAAGATCGTCAAGCACGGCAACCGGTCCGCCTCGTCCAAGTCGGGGTCGGCCGACGTGCTCGAGGCGCTCGGGATCCGGCTCGACCTCGATGTCTCGCGCGTCGGTGAGGTGGCCGAGGAGGCCGGGATCACCTTCCTGTTCGCCGCGGCCTTCCACCCCGCGATGCGTCATGCCGCCGCCGCGCGGCGTGAGATCGGCATCGCCACCGTCTTCAACCTGCTCGGCCCGCTGACCAACCCGGCGCGCCCCGCGTCCTCCGCGATCGGCTGCGCCGATGCCGCCGCGGCGCCGGTCATGGCCGGGGTCTTCGCCCGCCGTGGCGTCGACGCCTGGGTCTTCCGTGGCGACGACGGCCTCGACGAGCTCACCACCACCACGAGCTCCCACGTGTGGATGGTCTCGCAGGGTGTCGTGACCGAGGCGAGCGTCGAGCCGCTCGACCACGGCATCGCCCGCGCCACCGCCGAGGACCTCCGCGGCGACGACGCCGTCTACAACGCCTCCGTCGTCCGTCGTCTGCTGGCGGGGGAGAAGGGCGCCGTACGCGACGCCGTGCTGCTCAACGCCGGTGCCGCTCTCGCGGTCCACGACGCCGGCTCCGGCAGCGTCGACGAGCGGCTCTCCGGCGGGATCGCCCGGGCCGCGGATGCCATCGACTCCGGGGCGGCGCAGGCTGTGCTCGACCGGTGGGTCGCTGCTACTTCTCGTTGA
- the qcrC gene encoding cytochrome bc1 complex diheme cytochrome c subunit — translation MRLLNRSVGRLSRHRRRPLAGAAVLLVALLSTGGAYAALAPASQAEQEKDNAALVAEGKELFMINCSTCHGSNGEGITTQNGKLYGPSLIGVGAASVDFQVGTGRMPMAQPGAQVEVKDPSFNQDEIDAMAAYVASLGPGPAIPDEEQYDPETYASEKEKEEAVTLGGQIFLTNCTACHNFTGAGGAMPRGGEAPSILNTDPKHIYEAMLTGPQSMDTFSDGNISPEEKKAVISYVESMKEQPDYGGFNNGSLGPVTEGIVAWVVGLGVLVAFAVWIASHTTRTNQTKKGSAK, via the coding sequence GTGCGTCTACTGAACCGCTCCGTCGGTCGACTGTCGCGGCACCGTCGCCGCCCGTTGGCCGGTGCCGCCGTGCTCCTGGTCGCCCTGTTGAGCACCGGCGGTGCGTACGCCGCTCTCGCCCCGGCCTCCCAGGCCGAGCAGGAGAAGGACAACGCCGCCCTCGTCGCCGAGGGCAAAGAGCTCTTCATGATCAACTGCTCCACCTGCCACGGCTCCAACGGTGAGGGCATCACCACCCAGAACGGGAAGCTCTACGGCCCCTCCCTGATCGGTGTCGGTGCCGCCTCCGTCGACTTCCAGGTCGGCACCGGCCGGATGCCGATGGCTCAGCCCGGCGCCCAGGTCGAGGTCAAGGACCCGAGCTTCAACCAGGACGAGATCGACGCCATGGCCGCGTACGTCGCCAGCCTCGGCCCCGGCCCGGCGATCCCGGACGAGGAGCAGTACGACCCGGAGACCTACGCGTCCGAGAAGGAGAAGGAGGAGGCGGTCACCCTCGGTGGCCAGATCTTCCTGACCAACTGCACCGCGTGCCACAACTTCACCGGTGCCGGCGGCGCCATGCCGCGCGGCGGTGAGGCTCCGAGCATCCTCAACACCGACCCGAAGCACATCTACGAGGCGATGCTGACCGGTCCGCAGTCCATGGACACCTTCTCCGACGGCAACATCAGCCCGGAGGAGAAGAAGGCGGTCATCTCCTACGTCGAGTCGATGAAGGAGCAGCCCGACTACGGCGGCTTCAACAACGGTTCGCTCGGTCCGGTGACCGAGGGCATCGTCGCCTGGGTCGTCGGTCTCGGCGTCCTGGTGGCTTTCGCCGTGTGGATCGCCTCGCACACCACGCGCACCAACCAGACCAAGAAGGGATCTGCCAAGTGA
- a CDS encoding AMP-dependent synthetase/ligase, with the protein MREFSTPATYVVPPTGNLSDDVVRNAAEAPDAAVLSRPGPDGTWVDVTSAEFLAEVSAVAKGLIAAGVGAGDRVALLSKTRYEWTLIDYAIWFAGATTVPIYETSSAEQIEWILQDSATVAVVAEDAGHMSRISEVRASCTALNNVWSINDNAVDLLVKLGTDITDEQLEARRSAVTPEDAATLIYTSGTTGRPKGCVLTHGNFMFELGVVVDSLDGLFSIEGRSTLLFLPLAHVFARIIQVGCIKSRTRLGHTPDIKNLVADLGTFQPTFVLAVPRVFEKVYNTASQKAVADGKGRIFDMATEVAIDYSRATETGKAPLLLAAKHKLFSKLVYGKLLAALGGNCSYAVSGGAPLGDRLGHFYRGIGVTVLEGYGLTETTGALTVNLPEALKIGTVGRPIPGTSVRVADDGELLFKGGQVLKEYWQNPDATAEAKTGDGWFHSGDLGEVDDEGFVKITGRKKEILVTAGGKNVAPAVLEDRLRAHVLVDQCIVVGDGQPFIGAIVTIDPEALPTWAEANGKSGNIEDLVEDEDLRAVIQSAVDDANKAVSKAESIRKFVIIPDSWTEEGGQLTPSLKLKRNVVMREFSHEVDALYAK; encoded by the coding sequence GTGCGCGAGTTCTCCACGCCCGCGACGTACGTTGTTCCCCCCACCGGCAACCTGAGCGACGACGTCGTGCGTAACGCCGCCGAGGCGCCCGATGCGGCCGTCCTCAGCCGCCCGGGCCCGGACGGCACCTGGGTCGACGTCACCTCCGCGGAGTTCCTCGCCGAGGTCTCGGCGGTCGCCAAAGGCCTGATCGCGGCGGGCGTCGGAGCTGGAGACCGGGTGGCGCTGCTCTCCAAGACGCGCTACGAGTGGACGCTGATCGACTACGCGATCTGGTTCGCCGGCGCGACGACCGTGCCGATCTACGAGACCTCCTCGGCCGAGCAGATCGAGTGGATCCTCCAGGACTCCGCCACCGTGGCGGTCGTCGCCGAGGACGCCGGCCACATGAGCCGGATCAGCGAGGTCCGTGCGAGCTGCACCGCGCTCAACAACGTCTGGTCGATCAACGACAACGCCGTGGACCTGCTGGTCAAGCTCGGCACCGACATCACCGACGAGCAGCTCGAGGCCCGCCGCAGCGCGGTCACGCCCGAGGACGCCGCGACCCTGATCTACACCTCCGGCACCACCGGACGCCCCAAGGGCTGCGTGCTCACCCACGGCAACTTCATGTTCGAGCTCGGTGTCGTGGTCGACTCGCTCGACGGGCTGTTCAGCATCGAGGGCCGCAGCACGCTGCTGTTCCTGCCGCTCGCGCACGTCTTCGCGCGGATCATCCAGGTCGGCTGCATCAAGTCCCGCACCCGCCTGGGCCACACCCCCGACATCAAGAACCTCGTCGCCGACCTCGGCACCTTCCAGCCGACCTTCGTGCTGGCCGTGCCGCGGGTGTTCGAGAAGGTCTACAACACCGCTTCGCAGAAGGCCGTCGCCGACGGCAAGGGCCGCATCTTCGACATGGCGACCGAGGTCGCGATCGACTACTCCCGGGCCACCGAGACCGGCAAGGCGCCGCTGCTCCTCGCGGCGAAGCACAAGCTGTTCTCCAAGCTCGTCTACGGCAAGCTGCTCGCCGCGCTCGGCGGCAACTGCTCCTACGCCGTCTCCGGCGGTGCTCCGCTCGGCGACCGCCTCGGCCACTTCTACCGCGGCATCGGCGTCACCGTCCTGGAGGGCTACGGCCTCACCGAGACGACCGGCGCCCTCACCGTCAACCTGCCCGAGGCGCTCAAGATCGGCACCGTCGGCCGGCCGATCCCCGGCACCTCGGTGCGCGTCGCCGACGACGGCGAGCTGCTCTTCAAGGGCGGCCAGGTGCTCAAGGAGTACTGGCAGAACCCCGACGCCACGGCCGAGGCCAAGACCGGCGACGGCTGGTTCCACTCCGGCGACCTCGGTGAGGTCGACGACGAGGGCTTCGTCAAGATCACCGGCCGCAAGAAGGAGATCCTGGTCACCGCCGGCGGCAAGAACGTCGCCCCGGCCGTCCTCGAGGACCGCCTCCGCGCCCACGTGCTCGTCGACCAGTGCATCGTCGTCGGCGACGGCCAGCCGTTCATCGGCGCCATCGTCACCATCGACCCCGAGGCCCTGCCCACCTGGGCCGAGGCCAACGGCAAGTCCGGCAACATCGAGGATCTCGTCGAGGACGAGGACCTGCGCGCCGTGATCCAGAGCGCCGTCGACGACGCCAACAAGGCGGTCTCGAAGGCCGAGTCGATCCGCAAGTTCGTGATCATCCCCGACTCCTGGACCGAGGAGGGTGGCCAGCTCACCCCCAGCCTCAAGCTCAAGCGCAACGTGGTCATGCGCGAGTTCAGCCACGAGGTCGACGCGCTCTACGCAAAGTAA
- a CDS encoding M48 family metallopeptidase, with translation MNHACDVISTRRTSWVVLVLGAVAFVVLAWALIPWHPYPGGPLDLPDERDVFTAEELERMLAYSGTARWLSRASLVVSLVIACVLGFTSLGRRLVARLRGPWLLRVVLAVAVVTLLGWIATLPFGVALHRLQVRYGLSRQAWAPWLTDSLLNQVVGIVTTSLALLALFACIRLGRRWWPALAAGLVAALVVLGSFVYPVVIEPLFNDFEPLPRGQFRTEVMAIAEREGVDLDDVLVVDASRRTTSLNAYVTGFGSTRRVVLYDNLVDSQRGAAARGAVLSVVAHELAHAKHDDVLVGTVIGAAGAVTAVGLLGLLLSYRRPEEYATPEGIPMLLAVFALASVLAMPVQNGLSRQVEARADVDALHATGDLKSFTRLQHALGVRSLSDPSPQAWSQWWFGSHPTTLQRIAIARRVLD, from the coding sequence GTGAACCATGCGTGCGACGTGATCAGCACGCGGCGTACGTCCTGGGTGGTTCTCGTCCTCGGCGCGGTGGCGTTCGTGGTCCTCGCGTGGGCGTTGATCCCGTGGCATCCCTACCCGGGCGGCCCGCTCGACCTTCCCGACGAGCGCGACGTGTTCACGGCCGAGGAGCTGGAGCGGATGCTCGCCTACTCCGGCACCGCGCGTTGGCTCAGCCGGGCTTCGCTGGTCGTCTCCCTGGTGATCGCCTGCGTGCTCGGGTTCACCTCGCTCGGGAGGCGCCTGGTGGCTCGGCTGCGCGGACCGTGGCTGCTCCGGGTGGTGCTCGCGGTCGCCGTGGTCACGCTCCTCGGCTGGATCGCGACCCTGCCGTTCGGGGTGGCGCTCCACCGGCTGCAGGTGCGCTACGGGCTTTCCCGGCAGGCGTGGGCGCCCTGGCTGACGGACTCGCTGCTCAACCAGGTCGTCGGCATCGTGACCACGTCCCTGGCGCTGCTCGCGCTCTTCGCCTGCATCCGTCTCGGCCGGCGTTGGTGGCCGGCCCTCGCCGCCGGTCTGGTCGCCGCCCTGGTGGTGCTCGGCTCCTTCGTCTACCCGGTCGTCATCGAGCCGCTGTTCAACGACTTCGAGCCGCTGCCGCGCGGCCAGTTCCGCACCGAGGTGATGGCGATCGCCGAGCGCGAGGGCGTCGATCTCGACGATGTCCTGGTGGTCGATGCCTCCCGGCGGACGACGTCGCTCAACGCGTACGTCACCGGCTTCGGCTCCACCCGCCGGGTCGTCCTCTACGACAACCTCGTCGACTCGCAGCGAGGCGCGGCCGCGCGCGGGGCGGTCCTCTCCGTGGTCGCCCACGAGCTCGCCCATGCCAAGCACGACGACGTCCTGGTCGGCACCGTCATCGGCGCCGCCGGAGCGGTCACCGCCGTCGGTCTGCTGGGCCTGCTGCTCTCCTACCGCCGCCCGGAGGAGTACGCCACCCCCGAAGGCATCCCGATGCTGCTGGCGGTCTTCGCGCTCGCGAGCGTGCTGGCGATGCCCGTGCAGAACGGGCTCAGCAGGCAGGTCGAGGCCCGCGCCGATGTCGACGCGCTCCACGCCACCGGCGACCTGAAGTCGTTCACGCGGCTGCAGCACGCCCTCGGCGTACGCTCGCTCTCCGACCCGTCGCCGCAAGCCTGGTCGCAGTGGTGGTTCGGTTCGCACCCGACGACCCTGCAGCGGATCGCGATCGCTCGGCGGGTGCTGGACTGA
- the ctaE gene encoding aa3-type cytochrome oxidase subunit III, translated as MAGVATVSTLPTARLHGHHDRPSMVSVGTIIWLASELMFFAALFAAYFTIRAVSPEVWEANTEGLNIPFAAVNTTILVLSSFTCQFGVFAAERGQVGRKGSLLAIRLWGLREWFILTYLMGAVFIAGQATEYAALVQEGIALNRGITGPDDPYGSVFYLTTGFHGLHVTGGLIAFLFVLGRTYVAKRFTHEQAVSAIVVSYYWHFVDVVWIGLFATIYLLK; from the coding sequence ATGGCGGGCGTGGCGACAGTATCGACTCTTCCAACAGCCCGCCTGCACGGGCATCACGACCGTCCGAGCATGGTCAGCGTGGGGACGATCATCTGGCTCGCAAGCGAGCTGATGTTCTTCGCGGCGCTGTTCGCGGCCTACTTCACGATCCGCGCGGTCAGCCCCGAGGTGTGGGAGGCAAACACCGAGGGACTCAACATCCCGTTCGCGGCGGTCAACACGACCATCCTCGTGCTGTCGTCGTTCACCTGCCAGTTCGGCGTCTTCGCCGCCGAGCGCGGCCAGGTCGGACGTAAGGGCTCCCTGCTCGCGATCCGCCTGTGGGGCCTGCGTGAGTGGTTCATCCTCACCTACCTCATGGGCGCGGTCTTCATCGCCGGTCAGGCGACGGAGTACGCGGCCCTGGTCCAGGAAGGCATCGCCCTCAACCGGGGCATCACCGGTCCTGACGACCCCTACGGCTCGGTCTTCTACCTGACCACCGGCTTCCACGGCCTGCACGTCACCGGCGGTCTGATCGCCTTCCTCTTCGTGCTCGGCCGGACCTACGTCGCCAAGCGCTTCACCCACGAGCAGGCCGTCTCCGCGATCGTCGTGTCCTACTACTGGCACTTCGTCGACGTGGTGTGGATCGGCCTGTTCGCGACCATCTACCTCCTCAAGTGA
- a CDS encoding DEDD exonuclease domain-containing protein, with amino-acid sequence MSSAAVREARKEMRARAVARRHQETAGRWEAQRGFDELGRPLRDLTFCVVDLETTGNSPDNGGMITEIGAVKVRGGEVLGEFQTLVNPHTGIPPSIAVLTGITNSMVASSPTIESVLPAFLEFAEGCVLVAHNAPFDVGFLKHFAAKQERPWPRFEVLDTVKIARRVITRDEAPNHKLGSLARVFGSPTTPNHRALQDARATVDVLHGMMERLGNLGVLTLEDLAAFSAKVTTAQRKKRHLAEDLPHAPGVYLFKDSQDRVLYIGTSKDLRTRVRTYFTASETRSRMGEMVGLAATVQGIECATALEAGVRELRLIGEHKPPYNRRSRRPEKMHFVKLTQEPWPRLSLVKRVLDDDADYLGPFGSKKVAEKALQALHDTFPIRQCSDRLPLLPRKTPCVLAELHRCLSPCDQSVPAETYATLVARVRESLLHRPDEVVETITERLTGLAEQERFEEAAVHRDRLTSYLRAAARTQRLSALTRVPDLTAIRREEDGRWAVHVVRHGRLAAAGVIPRDANAHAYVAGLQLSAETVLDAPGPVPAASAEETELVLRWLESPGVRLAHIEGEWTCPIGGAGRRAASL; translated from the coding sequence ATGAGCAGTGCGGCGGTTCGTGAGGCGCGGAAGGAGATGCGCGCCCGAGCCGTGGCACGCCGGCACCAGGAGACCGCTGGCCGTTGGGAGGCGCAGCGCGGCTTCGACGAGCTCGGCCGACCGCTGCGCGACCTCACCTTCTGCGTGGTCGACCTGGAGACGACCGGCAACAGCCCCGACAACGGCGGCATGATCACCGAGATCGGCGCGGTGAAGGTGCGCGGCGGCGAGGTGCTGGGCGAGTTCCAGACCCTGGTCAACCCACACACCGGCATCCCACCGTCGATCGCGGTCCTGACCGGCATCACCAACTCGATGGTCGCCTCCTCCCCCACGATCGAGTCGGTGCTGCCGGCGTTCCTCGAGTTCGCCGAGGGCTGCGTGCTGGTCGCCCACAACGCCCCCTTCGACGTGGGCTTCCTCAAGCACTTCGCCGCGAAGCAGGAGCGGCCGTGGCCGCGCTTCGAGGTGCTCGACACGGTGAAGATCGCCCGCCGGGTGATCACCCGCGACGAGGCGCCCAACCACAAGCTCGGCTCGCTCGCCCGGGTCTTCGGCTCCCCCACGACCCCCAACCACCGCGCGCTCCAGGACGCCCGGGCGACCGTCGACGTCCTCCACGGGATGATGGAGCGCCTCGGCAACCTCGGCGTTCTGACGCTCGAGGACCTGGCCGCGTTCTCGGCCAAGGTCACCACCGCCCAGCGCAAGAAGCGCCACCTGGCCGAGGACCTGCCGCACGCGCCCGGCGTCTATCTGTTCAAGGACAGCCAGGACCGGGTGCTCTACATCGGCACCTCGAAGGACCTGCGCACGCGCGTACGCACCTACTTCACCGCCTCCGAGACCCGATCCCGGATGGGCGAGATGGTCGGGCTGGCGGCGACCGTGCAGGGCATCGAGTGCGCCACGGCGCTGGAGGCCGGGGTGCGCGAGCTGCGGCTCATCGGCGAGCACAAGCCGCCCTACAACCGCCGCTCACGGCGGCCGGAGAAGATGCACTTCGTCAAGCTCACCCAGGAGCCGTGGCCGAGGCTCTCGCTGGTGAAGCGAGTGCTGGACGACGACGCCGACTACCTCGGGCCGTTCGGGTCCAAGAAGGTCGCCGAGAAGGCGCTCCAGGCGCTCCACGACACGTTCCCGATCCGGCAGTGCTCCGACCGGCTCCCGCTGCTCCCGCGCAAGACCCCGTGCGTCCTCGCCGAGCTCCACCGCTGCCTGAGCCCGTGCGACCAGAGCGTCCCGGCCGAGACGTACGCGACCTTGGTGGCCCGGGTCCGCGAGTCGCTGCTCCACCGGCCCGACGAGGTCGTCGAGACGATCACCGAGCGGCTCACCGGCCTGGCCGAGCAGGAGCGGTTCGAGGAGGCGGCCGTCCACCGCGACCGGCTCACCTCCTACCTGCGCGCCGCAGCCCGCACCCAGCGGCTCAGCGCCCTGACCCGGGTGCCCGACCTCACCGCGATCCGACGGGAGGAAGACGGCCGCTGGGCGGTCCACGTCGTCCGCCACGGGCGGCTCGCCGCGGCCGGGGTGATCCCCCGCGACGCCAACGCGCACGCCTACGTCGCCGGCCTCCAGCTCAGCGCGGAGACGGTCCTGGACGCACCCGGGCCGGTGCCGGCCGCGAGCGCCGAGGAGACCGAGCTGGTGCTGCGCTGGCTGGAGTCCCCGGGCGTACGCCTCGCTCACATCGAGGGCGAGTGGACCTGCCCGATCGGCGGTGCGGGCCGGCGGGCAGCGAGCCTCTAG
- a CDS encoding C40 family peptidase → MTRDRKRLIAGAAGIAAIGVAGIIPAATPAQAEPDIDDVRKKVDKLYTQAEAANEDFSNAKLRLQDLKDQLEDLNADEKRQSKELDKIRAELRDSVLRQFEGSDVSAVGQVITSEDPQEFLAGLATVSSYNALQADLLARYNTEAEALQVRREATEDAKAQMAKVKTTMQQKKSEIDEKFEAAQAELDELEADELEAIQSTDTSIPSNLPPPSGRAKVAVDYALAQVGDAYVYGATGTESWDCSGLTMGAWGQAGVSLPHSSSAQYSSGPQVSRDQLAPGDLVFFYSPISHVGIYIGNGQMVHASNPSTGVKVSPIDEMPYTGAVRPG, encoded by the coding sequence GTGACACGCGACCGGAAGCGACTCATTGCCGGAGCAGCCGGCATCGCCGCCATCGGTGTCGCCGGGATCATTCCCGCCGCGACCCCCGCCCAGGCCGAACCAGACATCGACGACGTTCGCAAGAAGGTCGACAAGCTCTACACGCAGGCCGAGGCGGCCAACGAGGACTTCAGCAACGCCAAGCTGCGGCTGCAGGACCTCAAGGACCAGCTCGAGGACCTCAACGCCGACGAGAAGCGCCAGAGCAAGGAGCTCGACAAGATCCGCGCCGAGCTCCGCGACTCCGTGCTGCGCCAGTTCGAGGGCTCCGACGTCTCTGCCGTCGGCCAGGTGATCACCTCCGAGGACCCGCAGGAGTTCCTCGCCGGTCTCGCCACCGTCTCGTCCTACAACGCGCTGCAGGCCGACCTGCTGGCCCGCTACAACACCGAGGCCGAGGCCCTCCAGGTGCGTCGCGAGGCGACCGAGGACGCCAAGGCCCAGATGGCCAAGGTCAAGACGACCATGCAGCAGAAGAAGAGCGAGATCGACGAGAAGTTCGAGGCGGCCCAGGCCGAGCTCGACGAGCTCGAGGCCGATGAGCTGGAGGCCATCCAGTCCACCGACACCAGCATCCCGTCCAACCTGCCGCCGCCCTCGGGCCGCGCCAAGGTGGCCGTGGACTACGCCCTCGCCCAGGTCGGCGACGCCTACGTCTACGGGGCCACCGGCACCGAGTCGTGGGACTGCTCGGGCCTCACCATGGGTGCCTGGGGTCAGGCCGGTGTCTCGCTGCCGCACTCCTCCTCGGCGCAGTACAGCAGCGGCCCCCAGGTCTCGCGCGACCAGCTCGCCCCCGGTGACCTGGTCTTCTTCTACAGCCCGATCAGCCACGTCGGCATCTACATCGGCAACGGCCAGATGGTGCATGCGTCCAACCCGAGCACCGGTGTGAAGGTCTCGCCGATCGACGAGATGCCCTACACGGGCGCCGTCCGCCCGGGCTGA
- a CDS encoding NYN domain-containing protein, with translation MEVSAYATLPDTVRGRIVALTAGVLPDVVRLPPALKRIADFAPARRAKAGGAMIASVLETDDEVREKVGSQLRPAYVSEGSAEDLTLPEDPAEAAAVVWLVRPDGWEVSLKEALDRLDAAAVPAVDAEVARLRGKLAAAEDEIREVRADRKARLDELKADNTTLRRKLGEARAAAREAGTGLDEALTEAREALARAQDELAARDRQLRQLRSQVDKLEREAAAERRTSKTDREDASLRARFLLDTLLDAAGGLRRELALPPVTGTPGERVEAELASADAAAGAGVTSSAHLEQFLAMPRVRLIVDGYNVSKALWPDSALDAQRLRLLRAIAPIAARTGAETTVVFDAHSASVRPTAVPPRGVKVLFSPEGVIADDVIRDLVDAEPAGRIILVATDDAEIIKDVRRAGARTVPLSSLSPLLG, from the coding sequence ATGGAGGTCTCCGCGTACGCGACGCTCCCCGACACGGTCCGGGGGCGCATCGTCGCGCTCACGGCCGGGGTGCTTCCCGACGTGGTGCGCCTCCCGCCCGCGCTCAAGCGGATCGCCGACTTCGCCCCCGCCCGGCGCGCCAAGGCCGGCGGCGCGATGATCGCCTCGGTGCTCGAGACCGACGACGAGGTGCGGGAGAAGGTCGGGAGCCAGCTGCGCCCGGCGTACGTCTCCGAGGGCTCCGCCGAGGACCTCACGCTGCCCGAGGATCCGGCCGAGGCGGCCGCCGTCGTGTGGCTCGTCCGGCCCGACGGCTGGGAGGTCTCGCTCAAGGAGGCCCTGGACCGGCTGGACGCGGCCGCGGTCCCGGCGGTCGACGCCGAGGTCGCGCGCCTGCGCGGCAAGCTCGCCGCCGCGGAGGACGAGATCCGTGAGGTGCGCGCCGACCGCAAGGCCCGTCTCGACGAGCTCAAGGCCGACAACACCACGCTGCGACGCAAGCTCGGCGAGGCCCGGGCCGCCGCCCGCGAGGCCGGCACCGGGCTGGACGAGGCCCTGACCGAGGCGCGCGAGGCGCTCGCCCGCGCCCAGGACGAGCTGGCCGCACGCGACCGGCAGCTGCGCCAGCTCCGCAGCCAGGTCGACAAGCTGGAGCGCGAGGCGGCCGCGGAGCGGCGCACCTCGAAGACGGATCGCGAGGACGCCTCGCTGCGGGCCCGCTTCCTGCTCGACACCCTGCTCGACGCGGCCGGAGGACTCCGCCGCGAGCTCGCCCTGCCCCCGGTCACCGGCACCCCGGGCGAGCGAGTCGAGGCCGAGCTGGCCTCCGCGGACGCCGCCGCGGGCGCCGGAGTCACCAGCAGCGCCCACCTCGAGCAGTTCCTGGCGATGCCCAGGGTCCGGCTGATCGTGGACGGCTACAACGTCTCCAAGGCCCTGTGGCCCGACTCCGCGCTCGATGCCCAGCGGCTGCGGCTGCTGCGCGCGATCGCTCCGATCGCGGCCCGCACCGGCGCCGAGACGACCGTCGTCTTCGACGCCCACTCCGCGTCCGTACGTCCCACCGCCGTGCCTCCGCGCGGCGTCAAGGTCCTCTTCTCCCCCGAGGGCGTCATCGCCGACGACGTCATCCGCGACCTCGTCGACGCCGAGCCCGCCGGCCGCATCATCCTCGTCGCCACCGACGACGCCGAGATCATCAAGGACGTACGCCGCGCCGGCGCCCGCACCGTCCCCCTCTCCTCCCTCTCGCCTCTGCTCGGCTGA
- a CDS encoding Lrp/AsnC family transcriptional regulator, translating to MITAIVFINAEVSQIPEVAEAVAAIDGVSEVYSVTGQIDLIALVRVRAHEEVATVVADKINKVPGVLETETHIAFRTYSQVDLEAAFSIGLD from the coding sequence GTGATCACAGCGATCGTCTTCATCAATGCCGAGGTCTCCCAGATCCCCGAGGTGGCAGAGGCCGTGGCCGCCATCGACGGCGTCAGCGAGGTCTACTCCGTGACCGGCCAGATCGACCTGATCGCCCTGGTGCGCGTCCGTGCCCACGAGGAGGTGGCCACGGTGGTCGCCGACAAGATCAACAAGGTCCCCGGCGTGCTCGAGACGGAGACCCACATCGCCTTCCGCACCTACTCCCAGGTCGACCTGGAAGCCGCCTTCTCCATCGGCCTGGACTGA